The nucleotide sequence GGCGCGGCGTTCGCCTACTACCAGACGGTGTCGAACAACCTTCACCAGGGCATCGACGACGATCTGGCCCGCACGCTCGCAGCCGCCGAGGCGGCCCACCCCTACGAGGGCGGTCCCTTCTACATGCTGCTCATGGGAACGGACGGATCATCCGACCGCGAGGCGTCCGCAGAGTACGCGGGCGACCAGTTCCGCTCGGACAGCATGATGGTCACGCGCATCGACCCGCAGGGCAAGAAGGTAGCGCTCGTGTCGCTCCACCGCGACACGCTCGTGGACATGGGCGAGTACGGCCAGCAGAAGCTCAACGCGGCGCACTCCATCGGCGGCGCATCGTACACGGTGGAGACGGTGTCGAAGCTGGCAGGCGTGCCCATCACCCACTATGCCGAGATCAACTTCGACGGTTTCAAGGACATCGTGGATGCGCTCGGCGGCGTGGAGGTGGACGTGCCCATGACCATCGACGACGAGGATGCCGGCGGCCATGTGGACGAGGGCCTGCAGACGCTCAACGGCGACCAGGCGCTCATCCTGTGCCGCGCACGGCACGCCTACGACGAGTTCGGCGACGGCGACCGCTACCGTGCGGCCAACCAGCGCCTCGTGCTGTCGGCCATCGCGAAGAAGATCCTCACATCCGATGCCGCCACCATGGTGGGCTCCGTGCAAGCGCTTTCCCAGTACGTGACCACCGACCTCGAGATCACCGACATCCTGTCCATTGCCCAGAGCATGCGCGGGTTGGATCCCGAGAAGGACATCTACACGGCCATGGAACCCACGACCTCGGCCTACATCAACGGGGGTTGGTACGAGTACCTTGATGCCAAGGCGTGGAAGACCATGATGTCGCGCGTCGACCAGGGCCTGCCTCCCACCGAGGAGGACGAGGTCGACGAGACGTCCGGCACCGTGCTCGCCACCACCGGCTCCGGCGAGGCGAACGAGGAGAAGAAGAGCGCGCCGCCCTCCTCGAACGACAAGAAGTCCAGCACCGTGGTAGTGAAGAACGGCAACGGCCTTGCAGGCGCGGGTGCCGAGGCCGCCGAGAAGCTGGAGGCCCGTGGCTACACCGTTGAGACGGGCAACGCCGACAGCTTCGACTACACGCAGACCATCGTCATCTACGAGCGCGGCGACCAGGCCACGGAGGCGCGCGAGATTGCCAACGCCATCGGTGTGGGCAAGGCCCAGCAGAACACCGGCGAGTACGTGTTCGACGGCGACTTCCTCGTGGTGCTCGGCGCGGACTGGTAAACCCCAAAATCAGCCTACGGGGACGAATCCCCGGGATCATTCGACCCTGGGGAAGGAAGCGTCTCCCAACACCCCTGCCTTAGAATAGCATCACGCGATGAGGGGACCGCCGCAGCGACGCGGGTGGCTGAGCGGCGCTTACTTGAGGGGTGAATGCCATGTACGAGGAACTGTACGAGAAGCTTCCGGATGCGAATCGGTACTGGGAGAAGCTGGGCCTGTCCCGTCCCGAGGCACCGCTTGCCAAGGACGATCTGGATCGCATCATCTTCGCGCACCAGTGCCGCATTCCCTTCGAGAACCTTGACGTGTGCGATTTCCACCGTCCCATCAAGCTCGGCATCCCCGACCTGTTCGAGAAGATCATCGTCGGCAACCGCGGAGGCTACTGCTTCGAGCTCAACGCTCTGCTCGATGCGCTGCTGCAGGACGCGGGCGTCAAGACCATGCCGTGCCTTGGCCGCAGCCTGAAGGATCGCGGTTACGTCTACCCTATACTGCACCGCGGCATCATCGTCACGCTGGGCGATGGGCGCTACATCGCCGAGGTGGGGTACGGCGGCCCGACGCCGGCGTGCGCCATTCCCTTGGTCGACGGTGCGGAGCTCGAGTCGCGCGGGCAGGTGTTCCGCGTGGAGCTGCACGATGGGGGTTGGTGGCATGTCATCTACTGCGGGACCGCCGCAAAGCTCGCCGCTGCGCAAGAACGTGGCGAGACCGTGGCCCCTACACCGGTGTTCGCCCTGCTGGACGCCCCGGCGGCGCTGACCGACTGCATACCGCTCTCGTATTACTGCTCGACGCACCCCGACTCCGTGTTCACGCAATGGAGGATGGTGAACCGCCGCACGGAAGACGGGAACGTGTCCATTACGAAAGACCAGTTCGTGCGTGTGGCTCCGGAGGGCAAGGAAACGAGGACGGTCACGTCGGAGGATGAGTACCGCGCGCTGTTGGAGGAATTTTTCGGTATCGTGCTGCCCGCTTAGTCTCTGCGGCCGCCGGGGCCAATCCCCGACCCCCTTTGCGCAGGCGGCCGACATGCTGGGCGGGTCCTTCAAGCACGGTAAACGTTTGGCCGGGAGCTTCGCTTGCGAGGCCCCGGCCTTTTTGATGGGGTTGGCCGGCGCCTTCATGCCAGGGCGGACTCCCCTGGAGCAAGTTGAGCATGCCGGTCGCTCGGCATGGAAGTGCGCTATCATCTCTCCTTGAAGGAAGGGCCGTTCGGGAGGCGAGGCGCATGAAGTTCACAGTGGTTGCGGTGGGGAAGCTGAAGGAGCGGTTCTGGACGGACGCGTGCGCCGAGTACCTCAAGCGCCTGCAGCCTTACGCGAAAACCGAGGTGCGCGAGATAGCCGACGTCGATCCCGGCCGTGCCGGGGGCGTGGACGCGGCGCGCGACCGCGAGGGTGCGGCCATCGTGGGGGCGCTTTCGCCGTCGTCGCACGTGGTGCTGTTGGCCATCGACGGAAAACAGCGTTCGAGCGAGGGCTTCTCGCGGCGCATCGACGCGCTCAAGCTGAACGGCGCGAGTGACATCGCGTTCGTCATCGGCGGTTCCGACGGCGTGAGCGAGGCTGTGCGAGCCCGCGCGGACGAGACGCTGTCCTTCGGGCCCGTCACGCTGCCGCACAACCTCGCGCGCGTCGTGCTGCTCGAACAGCTCTACCGCGCGCAGAAGATCTCGCGCGGCGAGCCGTACCACAAGTAAGGGAAAGGCGGGGTTGCTTTCAGCGCGCTCGCATTGGGCGGAGCTTGCCCTGTCGGGAGCGCTATAATAGCGAAACCGAGAAATCGTAGGCGGGGGCGACATGCCGGAGCAGCGGAACGGGGAAATGTAACCGCAGAACGACCAAGTCGACCAACGAGGAAAGGCACCACCATGCGCTTCATCTCGTGGAACGTGAACGGCCTGCGTGCCGTGCAGAAAAAGGGTTTCGAGGACATCGTGTGCGAGCTCGATGCCGATATCGTGGCCTTGCAGGAAACGAAGCTGCAGGAGGGCCAGGCCACGCTCGATCTTCCTCAGTACCGTGAGTATTGGAGCTACGCCGAGAAGAAGGGCTACTCCGGCACTGCCGTGTTCACCAAGGAGCAGCCGCTGCAGGTGCTGCACGGTTTGGGCAGCGATTACCTGGATGCCGAGGGGCGCATCGTGGCGCTCGAGTTCCCGCAGTTCTGGTTCGTGGACGTGTACACGCCGAACGCCCAGAACGAGCTCGCGCGCATTGCGCACCGCATGGAGTGGGACGACGCGTTCCGCGACTTCTGCAAGGGGCTCGAGGAGGGCGTGCTGCCCGCCGGCGTGCCGGTGCAGCGCCCGGCGCCCGGCGAGGGCCACGTGTGCATCAGCGAGCTGCCGCGCACCGAGCCGGGCGAGACGACCTCGCCGAAGCCGGTGGTCATGTGCGGCGACTTCAACGTGGCTCACCAGGAGATCGACCTGAAGAACCCCGGCCCGAACCGCGGTAAAGCCGGCTTCTCCGACGAGGAGCGCGGCAAGTTCACCGACCTGCTGGAAGCCGGTTTCGCCGACACCTTCCGCCGCCTGCACCCCGACGTGACGGGCGCGTACTCGTGGTGGAGCTACCGCTTCAAGGCGCGGCAGAACAACGCCGGATGGCGCATCGACTACTTCCTGGTCAGCGAATCGCTGGCCCCGAAGGTG is from Gordonibacter urolithinfaciens and encodes:
- the rlmH gene encoding 23S rRNA (pseudouridine(1915)-N(3))-methyltransferase RlmH — protein: MKFTVVAVGKLKERFWTDACAEYLKRLQPYAKTEVREIADVDPGRAGGVDAARDREGAAIVGALSPSSHVVLLAIDGKQRSSEGFSRRIDALKLNGASDIAFVIGGSDGVSEAVRARADETLSFGPVTLPHNLARVVLLEQLYRAQKISRGEPYHK
- a CDS encoding LCP family protein, which gives rise to MSSRRSNQRRPARRPSNSTGFDGRSDRASRDGAYTRRDSFDPSAYGRSSDSSRTPSPRSTRDDDNPYTRRVSQVEYTQRRKRAKRKRIALVAVAVVLVLCLGGAGAAFAYYQTVSNNLHQGIDDDLARTLAAAEAAHPYEGGPFYMLLMGTDGSSDREASAEYAGDQFRSDSMMVTRIDPQGKKVALVSLHRDTLVDMGEYGQQKLNAAHSIGGASYTVETVSKLAGVPITHYAEINFDGFKDIVDALGGVEVDVPMTIDDEDAGGHVDEGLQTLNGDQALILCRARHAYDEFGDGDRYRAANQRLVLSAIAKKILTSDAATMVGSVQALSQYVTTDLEITDILSIAQSMRGLDPEKDIYTAMEPTTSAYINGGWYEYLDAKAWKTMMSRVDQGLPPTEEDEVDETSGTVLATTGSGEANEEKKSAPPSSNDKKSSTVVVKNGNGLAGAGAEAAEKLEARGYTVETGNADSFDYTQTIVIYERGDQATEAREIANAIGVGKAQQNTGEYVFDGDFLVVLGADW
- a CDS encoding arylamine N-acetyltransferase family protein, which gives rise to MYEELYEKLPDANRYWEKLGLSRPEAPLAKDDLDRIIFAHQCRIPFENLDVCDFHRPIKLGIPDLFEKIIVGNRGGYCFELNALLDALLQDAGVKTMPCLGRSLKDRGYVYPILHRGIIVTLGDGRYIAEVGYGGPTPACAIPLVDGAELESRGQVFRVELHDGGWWHVIYCGTAAKLAAAQERGETVAPTPVFALLDAPAALTDCIPLSYYCSTHPDSVFTQWRMVNRRTEDGNVSITKDQFVRVAPEGKETRTVTSEDEYRALLEEFFGIVLPA
- a CDS encoding exodeoxyribonuclease III codes for the protein MRFISWNVNGLRAVQKKGFEDIVCELDADIVALQETKLQEGQATLDLPQYREYWSYAEKKGYSGTAVFTKEQPLQVLHGLGSDYLDAEGRIVALEFPQFWFVDVYTPNAQNELARIAHRMEWDDAFRDFCKGLEEGVLPAGVPVQRPAPGEGHVCISELPRTEPGETTSPKPVVMCGDFNVAHQEIDLKNPGPNRGKAGFSDEERGKFTDLLEAGFADTFRRLHPDVTGAYSWWSYRFKARQNNAGWRIDYFLVSESLAPKVASACIYDEVYGSDHCPVGLELEL